In Deinococcota bacterium, the DNA window GAAGAAGAAGGGCGCCGCCGCTGGAAAGCGCACCTTCATGAAGACCTGGAGCGGGCTCGCGGCGTAGGAGCGCATCAGGTCAAGAGCCAGCGGGTCCACCGAGCGCAGGCCCTTCACCGTTCCCACCGCTACGGGGAAAAAGGTCAGGTAGGCGCCGATCAAGGCCGTCGGCAGGAGGCTGGTCTGGATGGTGATGCCGAAGTTGCCGAGGATGAGCAGCAGGACCGGCACCAGCGCGATGATGGGGATCGTCTGCGAGGCCACCACCCAGGGAAGCAAGGTGCGCTCGAGCGGCCGGATGAGCACGAAGAGCACCGCCAGAAGGGTGCCGACGGCGCCGCCCAGGGCCAGGGCCGACATGGTGCCCAGGGCGGTGTAGAGGCTGGCCCGGAGGACGTGGCGCTCGTCGGCCAGCGAATATTTCTGGAAAAAGGCCGGCAGGCGCTGGGCGATCCAATGGGGAAAAGGAGCGGGGTGCTGGGGCAAGGCGTAGAAGCACTCGAGCACGGTGGCTCCGCAGCCCGGCCGCGCGTAGACGGTGTAGCGGCTCGTCCAGACGACGGCGCCGGGGGCGGGCGGCTTGGCCAAGAGGAGGTCACCCTGTGGCGGATTGCTCACGAAAAAGTCGGCGTACTGGCGCAGGTTGGCGTTTCGAGGCGGTGGGCTGGCGAAGAGGACGAGGGCGCCGTCGCGGCTGTAGTTTTGGCCCTCGAGCAGCGGCACGCCGTCTACGGTGACGATGCCCCTGCCGCCCCCGAAGGTGAAGGCCTGACGAACGCCGTCC includes these proteins:
- a CDS encoding ABC transporter permease subunit — encoded protein: RLAERLQGDVNGANRRFRFERGNVFDNDPGRAVFVGHRRLSDAPERPSERVDGVRQAFTFGGGRGIVTVDGVPLLEGQNYSRDGALVLFASPPPRNANLRQYADFFVSNPPQGDLLLAKPPAPGAVVWTSRYTVYARPGCGATVLECFYALPQHPAPFPHWIAQRLPAFFQKYSLADERHVLRASLYTALGTMSALALGGAVGTLLAVLFVLIRPLERTLLPWVVASQTIPIIALVPVLLLILGNFGITIQTSLLPTALIGAYLTFFPVAVGTVKGLRSVDPLALDLMRSYAASPLQVFMKVRFPAAAPFFFTSLKLGAAAALVGALVAETESNNRRGLGYAILGQVQSGNVADVWILLLVSALLGILLVTFVGLVQRTLAPWERA